The Caldilineales bacterium genomic sequence GGCCGGGGATGGAATCGGCGCGGGCCTGCTCGGACAGGATCAGATTGTCGTTTTTCTGGTAGGCATTGGTCTTTTGGGCATGGGGCCAGACGTTGATGATGCCCTGGTAGACCGAGCGGCTGGCGTCGTCCAGCGCGCCCTTGAACAGCAGATCGCTGGTGCCCTGCGGCCGTTTGTGTACCTGGTTGGTGTGATGGTCGATGTGCTGGCGGCCCTGCGGGAAGTAAAGGCCCAGCAACTCGCCGTGGCTGCCGCGCTCCTCCATGTTCAGGTCGATCCAGACCTTGCTCAGCCGGCTGCCCCATGAGGCTTGCAGATGCCGGTAGAGGGCGTCGCGCTGGGCCGAGGCGCGCATGGTGGCGAAGTTCCAGGCGCTGGGGTGCAGGTTCTGCAGGTGGAGATAGTGGAGCCGCGAGCCGGCCAGCGGGTAGGCCTCCACCACCGTGTCGCTCATCCCGCGCTCCGCCCCCAGATAATCCTCGGCGATGGTCAACTCGCTGTTTTCGTCGCCGATGATGAGGCTGTGGTGGAAGGCTGCTTTGCCCGCGCCCAGGTTGATGATGACCTGGAACGGTTTTTCGACGGCGACATGGCGCGGGACATAGAGGAAGGTGCCATTCTGCCAGAGGGCATAGTGCAGGGCGGCGAATTTGTTGTCGGCGGCCTGCACCTGGCTGCCCAGATAGGCGCGCACCAATTCCTCGTGCCTGTCCAGGGCCGTGCGCAGGTCGCTGAAGATGACGCCGCGGGCGGCCAGGGCCGGGTCGAGATCAGAATAGATCAGGCTGCCATCCTGGAAAACCAGGGCGCCAGCGCTGTCGATCTTGCCCAGGTTGCTGGCCAGCGAGCGCGGCAACTGGCTGCGGCTGGCGGCGGTGGGCGCGGCCTGCGTCTGCAGGCCAAAGTTCTCCAGCTTGAAGCCGGTCAGCCGCGTCCGCCGCCAGGTTTCTTCGCTATAGGTGGGCCAGGGCATGGCCTCGAACATCTCCCAGGCGGCAGCGCGGGACTGGCGCACCCATGCGGGTTCGGCCAGGCGTTCAGCGGTAGCCAGCGCCGCCGGCAGGGAAAGGGTGTCGGTCTTGAGGGTCATATCGTTATTTCGGATTTCGGAGTGCGAATTGCGGATTGCAGAATATGGAGTGCGAAATGGATCGATCACGAATGGCACGAATGGACGAATGGCACGAATAGAGCCACTTGTGGAGTGCGAATTGCGGATTGCGAAATGGATCAATCACGAATGGCACGAATGGACGAATGGCACGAATAGAGTCATCTGCGATCCTTCGTTCCACTCAGAGCCTGCCCTGAGCAGAGCGAAGGGACAGGCTCTGCGACTTGCCACCTGCGACTTGCCACTTGCGACTTGCGACCTGCCACTTGCCACTTGCCACTTGCCACTTGCGACCTGCCACTTGCCACTTGCCACCTGCTACCCAATACTCCCCTCCATCTGCAACTGGATCAGGCGGTTCATCTCGACGGCGTATTCCATCGGCAACTCTTTCACCAGCGGCTCGATGAATCCGCCCACGATCATGCCGGCGGCCTCGTCTTCGCTGATGCCGCGGCTGGTCAGGTAGAAGAGCTGTTCCTCGCCGATCTTGCTGACCGAGGCTTCGTGGCCGACTTCGACCGCGTCCTCGTCGATCTCGATGTAGGGGTAGGTGTCGGAGCGGGAGCGTTCGTCGAGCAGGAGGGCGTCGCAGACGACGGTCGATTTGCTGTTCTTGGCGCCTTTGGCCACCTTCAGCAGCCCGCGATACGAGGCGCGGCCGCCATCCTTGCTGATCGACTTGGAAATGATCTTCGAGGAGGTGTTGGGTGCGCCGTGCACCACCTTGCCGCCAGCGTCCTGGTGTTGGCCATGCCCGGCGAAAGCGATGGACAGCACCTC encodes the following:
- the sufD gene encoding Fe-S cluster assembly protein SufD, encoding MTLKTDTLSLPAALATAERLAEPAWVRQSRAAAWEMFEAMPWPTYSEETWRRTRLTGFKLENFGLQTQAAPTAASRSQLPRSLASNLGKIDSAGALVFQDGSLIYSDLDPALAARGVIFSDLRTALDRHEELVRAYLGSQVQAADNKFAALHYALWQNGTFLYVPRHVAVEKPFQVIINLGAGKAAFHHSLIIGDENSELTIAEDYLGAERGMSDTVVEAYPLAGSRLHYLHLQNLHPSAWNFATMRASAQRDALYRHLQASWGSRLSKVWIDLNMEERGSHGELLGLYFPQGRQHIDHHTNQVHKRPQGTSDLLFKGALDDASRSVYQGIINVWPHAQKTNAYQKNDNLILSEQARADSIPGLEIQADDVRCTHGATSAKVQDEYVFYLMARGLGRKTAKRMIVSGFFEEVLNRVPVPGVRHKLEAEIARRVGLE